In Myxococcus stipitatus, the following are encoded in one genomic region:
- a CDS encoding AraC family transcriptional regulator: MAKTSFSGVPSLSARMARQALRIASHLGLPVEALLERAVGLRLLDLDDPELRIPYAVLDDLLEQMAQLSGDANLGLHLSRVEVVDLDDPATFVVLTSATLRDSMARGCRYQRVWGDGERFRMEDTERGVRMRFTPVGTWRPAHRHLVEAALTQFATGVRAFTGEDVLPLKVRFTHPAPADVREHEALFRGPLEFGAPFNDIEFSEEDARRPFVHADALLHRMFERLAQRELERLPEVRTTAERVREQVRQALSGGDASFGAVARSLRVSPRTLQRWLAEEGHSYASIVEGLRRELSAIYLRRRMSIAEVSFLLGYAEPAAFHRAFKRWWGMSPERYRRERLSVLP, from the coding sequence GTGGCGAAGACGTCCTTCAGTGGCGTGCCGTCGCTCTCCGCGCGCATGGCGCGTCAGGCGTTGCGCATCGCGAGTCACCTGGGCTTGCCAGTAGAGGCGCTCCTGGAGCGCGCCGTGGGGTTGCGGTTGTTGGACCTGGACGACCCCGAGCTGCGAATCCCATACGCCGTCCTCGATGACCTGTTGGAGCAGATGGCGCAGCTGTCTGGCGACGCGAACCTGGGGCTGCACCTGTCTCGTGTGGAGGTGGTGGACCTGGATGACCCCGCGACCTTCGTGGTCCTCACCAGCGCCACGCTGCGCGACTCGATGGCGCGTGGATGCCGCTATCAACGGGTCTGGGGGGACGGGGAGCGCTTCCGGATGGAGGACACCGAGCGGGGTGTGCGCATGCGCTTCACGCCCGTGGGCACGTGGCGTCCGGCGCATCGGCACCTCGTGGAGGCCGCGCTGACCCAGTTCGCCACGGGCGTGCGTGCCTTCACGGGAGAGGACGTGCTCCCGCTGAAGGTTCGTTTCACACATCCGGCCCCCGCGGATGTGCGTGAACACGAGGCCCTGTTCCGAGGTCCCCTGGAGTTCGGCGCGCCCTTCAACGACATCGAGTTCTCCGAGGAGGACGCGCGGCGTCCCTTCGTCCATGCGGATGCGTTGCTGCATCGCATGTTCGAGCGTCTGGCTCAGCGGGAGTTGGAGCGGCTTCCCGAAGTGCGCACCACCGCGGAGCGCGTGCGAGAACAGGTCCGGCAAGCGCTCTCGGGTGGAGATGCGTCATTCGGGGCCGTGGCTCGGTCGCTGCGAGTGTCACCACGAACCCTCCAGCGCTGGCTCGCGGAGGAGGGGCACTCCTATGCGTCCATCGTGGAGGGCCTGCGTCGCGAACTCTCCGCCATCTATCTGCGGCGGAGGATGTCCATCGCGGAGGTCTCCTTCCTCCTGGGCTACGCAGAGCCGGCTGCCTTCCACCGCGCCTTCAAGCGGTGGTGGGGCATGAGCCCGGAGCGTTACCGCCGCGAACGCCTGTCGGTCTTGCCTTGA
- a CDS encoding phosphopantetheine adenylyltransferase, giving the protein MDTKALSATLILLLVGAINLLPGVVALLPDKTTSLYGLRIDGESLALVIRHRAVLLACVGLGLVAAAFVSSLRMPALAFAAISKLSFLILFAMGTGVTPELRRVAAIDVAALLLLVLAAWMS; this is encoded by the coding sequence ATGGATACCAAGGCGCTGTCCGCGACGTTGATTCTCCTGCTGGTCGGAGCCATCAATCTCCTTCCCGGCGTGGTTGCACTGCTCCCGGACAAGACGACAAGCCTGTACGGCCTCCGCATCGACGGTGAGTCCCTGGCGTTGGTCATCCGGCATCGCGCGGTACTGCTTGCCTGCGTGGGCCTGGGGCTTGTTGCCGCCGCATTCGTGTCGTCGCTGCGCATGCCCGCCCTCGCATTCGCCGCCATCAGCAAGCTGAGCTTCCTCATCCTGTTCGCGATGGGCACGGGGGTGACTCCGGAGCTTCGCAGGGTCGCGGCTATAGATGTCGCAGCCCTGCTCCTGCTCGTGCTCGCGGCATGGATGAGCTGA
- a CDS encoding AraC family transcriptional regulator → MTYGSVRRPGFQEPATPAPLVFLSAVRSAYVGPSLRLAPHRNAVACVALGLEQPFKLSAGGPPYEARSALIPPNTLHQLMAGEGRMAFLYLDPVEGIAMGGPSWRQRSRSGVWLEHVDTPQVLGALTRHGVRPSDGRAVLATIGALVAASSARPERRVTSALRRLESVVEGLDSSECRLDEVASGLGLSPSRARHLIRDVTGVPFRRYRTWVRLRVAARALSQRASLTEAAYVAGFSSAAHFSTSFRVMFGLPPSALVSASTRFVVLQG, encoded by the coding sequence ATGACCTACGGCAGCGTCAGACGCCCCGGCTTTCAAGAACCGGCTACGCCGGCCCCCCTGGTCTTCCTGTCAGCGGTGCGCTCCGCCTATGTGGGCCCCTCCCTTCGCCTGGCGCCCCATCGCAACGCGGTGGCCTGTGTCGCGCTGGGGTTGGAGCAGCCATTCAAGCTGTCAGCCGGTGGCCCTCCGTATGAGGCGCGCTCCGCGCTCATCCCTCCCAACACGCTCCACCAGTTGATGGCGGGGGAGGGGCGCATGGCTTTTCTCTATCTCGACCCCGTGGAGGGCATCGCCATGGGAGGTCCCTCCTGGCGACAGCGCAGCCGGAGCGGGGTGTGGCTCGAGCATGTCGATACCCCGCAGGTGCTCGGTGCGCTGACGCGACACGGTGTGCGGCCCTCGGATGGGAGAGCTGTCCTCGCCACCATCGGAGCTCTGGTCGCGGCGTCGAGCGCACGCCCGGAGCGCCGGGTCACCTCTGCGCTGCGGAGGCTTGAGTCCGTGGTGGAAGGGCTCGACTCCTCGGAGTGCCGGCTCGACGAGGTGGCCTCCGGACTGGGACTCTCACCCTCTCGCGCGCGCCACCTGATTCGAGACGTGACCGGCGTTCCATTCCGGAGGTATCGAACCTGGGTTCGTCTGCGCGTGGCCGCCCGAGCGCTCTCCCAGAGGGCTTCGTTGACCGAAGCTGCCTACGTCGCGGGCTTCTCCAGCGCGGCCCACTTCAGCACTTCGTTCCGTGTGATGTTCGGATTGCCGCCCTCCGCGCTGGTTTCGGCCAGCACCCGCTTCGTGGTCCTGCAAGGATGA
- a CDS encoding gliding motility protein — protein sequence MKPTPGDIFAVFTPRLGAYTAVQVTALNLEGKTEQASVLALDWVGSTLPDAEAVAAMAPATFNFFFWKEHRDHLWVSAEVPRGYTLVGNRPPLVVEKVNSYGGWPSGHQHYSQRRWEAIPKDKRDVFKALAAHPDNQVALKLGERELSLSTGRLHTEEFVAAPRLSVFDALPMVTAIDCTVPIPGLFDFLRERPFIYEARIAKHGEPIVDLRGSNLSRLRLDVTGVREVHLNVELEELQLTGTTSPELMIHAEADGRWLTLSMERLTTDWSGLAALDGLHVSPAQELDVAAIVPRFPKLTELRVWGAPGYLRNAGRLAGLPSLTELTLSDMFGISAEEFPGPEVLPQLGRLWLTSIPADLAASVKKAYKAMAREGLDLSVRQPRKAEWLAENLDNPFRTWDGVENITPAQAKKAAALYRQARSAALEAASEHTGSPSDLMSALTPIVTAYTQGFNKLDARSSFIFTEEREHIYVALMGICDAVDERLKSEGGASAAPLDRDAITSAMDSIRDF from the coding sequence ATGAAGCCCACGCCTGGAGACATCTTCGCCGTCTTTACACCTCGGCTCGGCGCCTACACCGCGGTCCAGGTGACCGCGTTGAACCTGGAGGGCAAGACCGAGCAGGCCTCGGTACTGGCCCTGGACTGGGTGGGCTCCACGTTGCCCGATGCCGAGGCCGTGGCGGCGATGGCTCCGGCGACCTTCAATTTCTTCTTCTGGAAGGAGCACCGAGACCACCTCTGGGTCTCCGCCGAGGTCCCACGCGGCTACACCCTCGTGGGGAACCGGCCGCCGCTCGTCGTCGAGAAGGTCAACAGCTATGGCGGTTGGCCCTCGGGTCATCAGCACTACAGCCAGCGCCGGTGGGAGGCCATCCCGAAGGACAAGCGGGATGTCTTCAAGGCCCTGGCCGCCCATCCAGATAATCAGGTGGCGCTCAAGCTGGGTGAGCGCGAGCTGAGCCTTTCGACGGGCCGGCTCCATACGGAAGAGTTCGTCGCGGCGCCCCGGCTCTCGGTCTTCGACGCGCTGCCCATGGTGACGGCCATCGACTGCACCGTTCCCATCCCCGGCCTGTTCGACTTCCTTCGGGAGCGGCCGTTCATCTACGAAGCGCGCATCGCGAAGCACGGTGAGCCCATCGTGGACCTGCGCGGGTCCAACTTGAGCAGGCTCCGGTTGGACGTCACGGGGGTCCGTGAAGTCCATCTGAACGTGGAGTTGGAGGAGCTGCAGCTGACCGGCACCACCAGCCCCGAGTTGATGATTCACGCCGAGGCGGACGGGCGCTGGCTCACCTTGTCCATGGAGCGGCTGACCACGGACTGGTCCGGGCTGGCCGCATTGGACGGCCTGCATGTGAGCCCCGCCCAGGAGTTGGATGTCGCGGCCATCGTGCCGCGCTTCCCGAAGCTGACCGAGCTGCGAGTCTGGGGGGCACCGGGCTACTTGAGGAACGCGGGCAGACTCGCCGGATTGCCCTCGCTCACGGAGCTGACGTTGAGCGACATGTTCGGAATCTCGGCCGAGGAGTTCCCGGGGCCGGAGGTCCTTCCCCAACTGGGCAGGCTCTGGCTGACCAGCATTCCCGCGGACCTCGCCGCGTCCGTGAAGAAGGCCTACAAGGCCATGGCCCGCGAGGGGCTCGACCTGTCCGTGCGGCAACCGCGCAAGGCGGAGTGGCTGGCGGAGAACCTGGACAATCCCTTTCGGACCTGGGACGGGGTCGAGAACATCACTCCGGCGCAGGCCAAGAAGGCCGCGGCCCTGTACCGGCAGGCGCGTTCAGCGGCACTCGAGGCCGCGTCCGAGCACACAGGCTCCCCCTCGGACCTCATGTCCGCGCTCACCCCCATCGTCACGGCCTACACCCAGGGCTTCAACAAGCTGGATGCGCGAAGCAGCTTCATCTTCACGGAGGAGCGAGAGCACATCTACGTCGCGCTGATGGGCATCTGCGACGCGGTCGATGAACGGCTCAAGTCCGAGGGCGGAGCGTCCGCTGCGCCCCTGGATCGCGATGCCATCACCTCCGCGATGGACTCCATCCGGGACTTCTAG
- a CDS encoding ABC transporter substrate-binding protein — MRRDNVKRRWGWVCVLAAMLAGCKEDKPAEVPDAGLVETGPQALTEQEPNERPEQAQTLTRDSTVTADLAAQPNKVDEDWYRLAPSSPRMVDVTVSGLPGGDITLEVHDRDRNRLASVNSEGEGKPERFPNLYVETERWLRVAPARKGVGGAYTLTVTMRAPNDGEEHEPNDRAVDAVTLPLGQTVTAFLGHAGDEDWYRVELPEPAVPTPDTAAPDASVTPQEKEGGAAAPGSEGMAPAQGATAPGEAHAEGTPAPSAEEGTGAVSPTGTFGGGEPPAAMQPGSAVAMSPDSGTAVPPEPPSVALKIELSGVEGVRPEVSVLSAAEAPLFSLRGKEGEALSLRNIGVRATDRVVFVVVKGGWTGTGKEARRTFNSTTPYTLTVTQEEAGANAELEPNDELHKATSLTAGSYREGFISPKGDVDHFVLRTSEPVLAKVELSGVERLDLVLSMVEPPQGDGQQETVLLRANDGALKEPERLNNVACNGSCWFRVEGASRKVDGKWVKDFENAEKPYRISVTTVPDNGGEEREPNNTVDRAQELTLGKSVRGTVFPVKDTDFYRLDLSDRPVRTPLKATLLGILKVDVGLYLHRVQPDGKLSLVQTADRAKGDQPESIRYSAEPGVYIFEVRDAKNREANFQDSYQLTVEEEGE; from the coding sequence ATGCGGAGAGACAACGTGAAGCGACGCTGGGGGTGGGTCTGTGTGCTGGCCGCGATGCTGGCCGGCTGCAAGGAGGACAAGCCCGCCGAAGTCCCGGATGCGGGGCTGGTGGAGACGGGGCCGCAGGCGCTGACCGAGCAGGAGCCCAACGAGCGGCCCGAGCAGGCGCAGACGCTCACCCGGGACAGCACGGTGACGGCGGACCTGGCGGCGCAGCCCAACAAGGTGGACGAGGACTGGTACCGGCTCGCGCCTTCGTCGCCTCGGATGGTGGACGTCACGGTGTCGGGGTTGCCGGGCGGGGACATCACCCTGGAGGTCCATGACCGGGACCGCAACCGGTTGGCCTCCGTGAACAGCGAGGGTGAAGGCAAGCCGGAGCGCTTCCCCAACCTCTACGTGGAGACGGAGCGCTGGCTGCGCGTGGCCCCCGCGCGAAAGGGTGTGGGGGGCGCCTACACGCTCACCGTGACGATGCGTGCGCCGAATGATGGCGAGGAGCACGAGCCCAATGACCGGGCCGTGGACGCCGTGACGCTCCCGCTGGGCCAGACGGTGACGGCCTTCCTGGGCCACGCGGGCGACGAGGATTGGTACCGGGTGGAGCTGCCCGAGCCCGCCGTGCCCACACCGGACACCGCGGCGCCTGACGCGTCGGTGACACCGCAGGAGAAAGAAGGTGGCGCCGCCGCTCCGGGGTCCGAGGGGATGGCTCCCGCCCAGGGGGCCACCGCGCCCGGCGAGGCACACGCGGAGGGGACTCCTGCTCCGAGCGCCGAGGAAGGCACGGGGGCGGTCTCCCCCACCGGAACCTTTGGTGGAGGTGAGCCGCCCGCCGCGATGCAGCCAGGCTCGGCGGTGGCGATGTCGCCGGATTCGGGGACCGCGGTGCCCCCGGAGCCGCCGTCCGTGGCGCTGAAGATTGAACTGTCGGGGGTGGAGGGCGTGCGGCCGGAAGTCTCCGTGCTGTCGGCGGCCGAAGCGCCGTTGTTCTCGTTGCGCGGCAAGGAGGGCGAGGCCCTGTCGCTGCGCAACATCGGCGTGCGAGCCACGGACCGGGTGGTCTTCGTGGTGGTGAAGGGCGGATGGACGGGGACGGGCAAGGAGGCTCGCCGCACGTTCAACTCGACCACGCCGTACACGCTCACCGTGACGCAGGAGGAGGCCGGAGCGAACGCGGAGCTGGAGCCGAACGACGAACTCCACAAGGCCACGTCGCTGACGGCGGGGAGCTACCGCGAGGGATTCATCTCGCCCAAGGGCGACGTGGACCACTTCGTGCTGCGCACGTCGGAGCCGGTGCTCGCGAAGGTGGAGCTGTCGGGCGTGGAGCGGCTGGACCTGGTGCTGTCCATGGTGGAGCCGCCCCAGGGCGACGGCCAGCAGGAGACGGTGTTGCTGCGCGCCAATGACGGCGCGCTGAAGGAGCCCGAGCGGCTCAACAACGTCGCGTGCAACGGGAGCTGCTGGTTCCGCGTGGAGGGTGCGTCACGCAAGGTGGACGGCAAGTGGGTGAAGGACTTCGAGAACGCGGAGAAGCCCTACCGCATCAGCGTCACCACGGTGCCGGACAACGGCGGCGAGGAGCGCGAGCCGAACAACACCGTGGACCGGGCGCAGGAGTTGACGCTCGGAAAGTCCGTGCGCGGCACGGTGTTCCCGGTGAAGGACACGGACTTCTACCGGCTCGACCTGTCGGACCGGCCGGTGCGCACGCCCTTGAAGGCGACGCTCCTGGGCATCCTCAAGGTGGACGTGGGCCTGTACCTGCACCGCGTGCAGCCGGATGGGAAGCTCTCGCTGGTGCAGACGGCGGACCGCGCCAAGGGTGACCAGCCTGAGAGCATCCGCTACAGCGCCGAGCCTGGCGTCTACATCTTCGAGGTGCGCGACGCGAAGAACCGCGAGGCGAACTTCCAGGACTCGTATCAGCTCACCGTCGAAGAAGAGGGCGAGTAG
- a CDS encoding NADase-type glycan-binding domain-containing protein encodes MPRIPFLLPLLATAAVAASNAPPGYAQASDYLERERQPERYSPLHLLDGRDTTAWCASGESPAPVTIGFKDVVSIDEVRVYTGDGTDRASYKAHARARKLTLSGVNSAKSLKVEDKRGLQVVPISPALTGNRFTLEVVERFAGAREDAPVCVTDLVFYSGGKALNGTWLAPRLRYDARLAPLLGTWFGGLEGAPDRFLSIFVDGTFRFAHEPLDGGEPSSVTGSYALSGSRLTLEVPNKGRVTARLQRAAPEGSSPAGTTLELDGSVAEEWGRAFRGQP; translated from the coding sequence ATGCCCCGCATCCCCTTCCTCCTGCCGCTGCTGGCGACCGCCGCCGTTGCCGCGTCCAACGCTCCACCAGGCTACGCCCAGGCCTCCGACTACCTGGAGCGCGAGCGCCAACCCGAGCGCTACTCGCCCCTCCACCTGCTGGACGGGCGAGACACCACCGCGTGGTGCGCCTCGGGCGAGTCCCCCGCGCCCGTCACCATCGGCTTCAAGGACGTCGTCTCCATCGACGAGGTGCGCGTCTACACGGGCGACGGAACGGACCGGGCCTCGTACAAGGCCCACGCGCGCGCCAGGAAGCTCACCCTCTCCGGGGTGAACTCCGCCAAGAGCCTCAAGGTGGAGGACAAGCGCGGCCTCCAGGTGGTCCCCATCAGCCCCGCCCTCACGGGCAACCGCTTCACGCTGGAGGTGGTGGAGCGCTTCGCGGGAGCACGCGAGGACGCCCCGGTGTGTGTCACCGACCTGGTCTTCTACTCGGGAGGCAAGGCGCTCAACGGCACCTGGCTGGCGCCACGCCTGCGCTATGACGCCCGCCTGGCGCCCCTGCTGGGGACCTGGTTCGGTGGACTGGAAGGGGCTCCGGACCGCTTCCTGTCCATCTTCGTCGACGGGACGTTCCGCTTCGCCCACGAGCCCCTGGACGGCGGCGAGCCCAGCTCCGTCACAGGCAGCTACGCGCTCTCCGGTTCCCGGCTCACGCTGGAAGTCCCCAACAAGGGCCGCGTGACGGCCCGTCTCCAGCGAGCCGCTCCCGAAGGGAGCAGCCCGGCTGGAACCACGTTGGAGCTGGACGGCTCCGTGGCCGAGGAGTGGGGCCGCGCCTTCCGCGGCCAACCCTGA
- a CDS encoding zf-TFIIB domain-containing protein, with product MDCPSCNVEMTDLAGDEQTLRKCGECGGLWTDAADLNRLLLHNNLPGLESQGGKVDAAALTGQCPDCKVDLVRVDGGDRQHPLHYDTCESCGGIFLESEFQDATDVEVATKEIIDFFRHFSGKRKQAAL from the coding sequence ATGGATTGCCCCAGCTGCAACGTCGAGATGACCGATCTCGCGGGGGATGAACAGACGTTGCGAAAGTGTGGAGAGTGCGGCGGGCTTTGGACTGACGCAGCGGACCTCAACCGGCTCCTGCTCCACAACAACCTCCCCGGGCTGGAGAGCCAGGGCGGCAAGGTCGACGCGGCGGCTTTGACCGGCCAATGCCCCGACTGCAAGGTCGACCTGGTACGCGTCGACGGTGGAGACCGTCAGCACCCTCTCCACTACGACACCTGCGAGTCCTGCGGCGGCATCTTCCTGGAGTCGGAGTTCCAGGACGCGACGGACGTCGAGGTCGCCACCAAGGAGATCATCGACTTCTTCCGCCACTTCAGCGGCAAGCGGAAGCAAGCCGCCCTCTGA
- the murA gene encoding UDP-N-acetylglucosamine 1-carboxyvinyltransferase gives MDKIVMKGGAELHGEAPVSGAKNAALPILASALLADGTSTFRNVPDLADVATMLKVLRTMGCGAERLEGRKKDVCEVGVNGHITPEAPYDLVKTMRASVLVLGPLVARFGRARVSMPGGCAIGARPIDQHLKGLKALGAEIHLTEGYVEARAKQLKGGTVNFDVITVTGTENVLMAAVLAKGRTVMENCAREPEIEELAKVLNKMGARIEGAGTSVITVEGVEGLTPVEHAILPDRIEAGTLLVAAAISGGNVLVKHAVPEHLDAVMDKLREAGCTLTAEAGGIRCKAPKTLNAVNITTTEHPGFPTDMQAQLMALMCVSQGTSVISENIFENRFMHVPELHRLGADITIQGHTAVVKGVKKLSGAPVMATDLRASASLILAGLRAEGRTDVSRVYHLDRGYERLERKLRALGADIRRVKAKA, from the coding sequence ATGGACAAGATTGTGATGAAGGGCGGCGCCGAGCTGCACGGCGAGGCTCCCGTGTCGGGCGCGAAGAACGCGGCGCTGCCCATCCTGGCCTCCGCGCTGCTGGCGGATGGGACTTCCACGTTCCGCAACGTGCCGGACCTGGCCGACGTCGCCACCATGCTCAAGGTGTTGCGCACCATGGGCTGCGGGGCGGAGCGGCTGGAGGGCCGCAAGAAGGACGTCTGCGAGGTGGGCGTCAACGGCCACATCACCCCCGAAGCCCCCTATGACCTGGTCAAGACGATGCGCGCCAGCGTGCTGGTGCTGGGGCCGCTCGTCGCGCGCTTCGGTCGGGCCCGGGTGTCCATGCCGGGCGGGTGCGCCATTGGCGCGCGGCCCATCGACCAGCACCTCAAGGGCCTCAAGGCGCTGGGCGCCGAAATCCACCTGACGGAGGGCTACGTGGAGGCCCGCGCCAAGCAGCTCAAGGGCGGCACCGTCAACTTCGACGTCATCACCGTCACCGGCACGGAGAACGTGCTGATGGCGGCCGTGCTGGCCAAGGGCCGCACCGTGATGGAGAACTGCGCGCGCGAGCCGGAAATCGAGGAGCTGGCCAAGGTCCTCAACAAGATGGGCGCGCGCATCGAAGGCGCCGGCACATCCGTCATCACCGTGGAGGGCGTAGAGGGCCTCACCCCCGTGGAGCACGCCATCCTCCCGGACCGCATCGAGGCGGGCACGCTGCTGGTCGCCGCGGCCATCTCCGGCGGCAACGTGCTGGTGAAGCACGCGGTGCCCGAGCACCTGGACGCCGTCATGGACAAGCTGCGCGAGGCTGGGTGCACGCTGACCGCGGAGGCGGGCGGCATCCGGTGCAAAGCGCCCAAGACGCTCAACGCGGTGAACATCACCACCACGGAGCACCCGGGCTTCCCCACCGACATGCAGGCCCAGCTCATGGCCCTCATGTGTGTGAGCCAGGGAACATCCGTCATCAGCGAGAACATCTTCGAGAACCGCTTCATGCACGTGCCGGAGCTGCACCGTCTGGGCGCGGACATCACCATCCAGGGGCACACCGCGGTGGTGAAGGGCGTCAAGAAGCTGAGCGGCGCTCCCGTCATGGCCACCGACCTGCGGGCGAGCGCCTCGCTCATCCTGGCGGGCCTGCGCGCCGAGGGGCGCACGGACGTCAGCCGCGTCTACCACCTGGACCGGGGCTATGAGCGGCTGGAGCGCAAGCTGCGTGCCCTGGGTGCGGACATCCGGCGCGTCAAGGCGAAGGCCTGA
- the prmC gene encoding peptide chain release factor N(5)-glutamine methyltransferase gives MSSETWTIRRVLTWTTQHFEKRQVDAPRLTAEILLSHVLKTGRVRLYVDLDRPLSKEELSAFRALIERRLSGEPTQYLTGTREFYNRAFKVDARVLIPRPETELLVEAALRVLPKDAPARALDVCTGSGCIAISLAAERPQLSVTATDLSPDACALARENAETLKVSDRVTVLQGDLFSPLPPDARFHVVVSNPPYIATHEIADLSAEVRREPKLALDGGPDGLVALKRVVTEARKWLEPGGLLALEMGETQGPAVLELLRAAGYEDARVEKDLERRERMAFGTQPAASGPQG, from the coding sequence ATGAGCAGCGAGACCTGGACCATCCGCAGGGTCCTCACCTGGACGACGCAGCACTTCGAGAAGCGTCAGGTGGACGCCCCCCGCCTCACGGCGGAAATCCTCCTGTCGCACGTGCTCAAGACGGGCCGCGTCCGGTTGTACGTGGACCTGGACCGCCCGCTCTCCAAGGAGGAGCTGTCCGCCTTCCGCGCCCTCATCGAGCGGCGCCTTTCGGGCGAGCCGACGCAGTACCTCACCGGCACGCGCGAGTTCTACAACCGCGCCTTCAAGGTGGACGCCCGCGTCCTCATCCCCCGGCCGGAGACGGAGCTGCTCGTCGAGGCGGCCCTGCGCGTGCTGCCCAAGGACGCCCCCGCGCGCGCCCTGGACGTGTGCACGGGCTCGGGCTGCATCGCCATCAGCCTCGCGGCCGAGCGGCCCCAGCTGTCCGTGACGGCCACGGACCTGTCCCCGGATGCCTGCGCCCTGGCGCGCGAGAACGCGGAGACGCTCAAGGTCTCGGACCGGGTGACGGTGCTTCAAGGCGACCTGTTCTCTCCCCTGCCCCCGGATGCCCGCTTCCACGTCGTCGTCTCCAATCCGCCCTACATCGCCACGCATGAAATCGCGGACCTGTCCGCGGAGGTGCGGCGCGAGCCCAAGCTGGCGCTGGATGGTGGGCCCGACGGACTGGTCGCCCTCAAGCGGGTGGTGACCGAGGCCCGGAAGTGGTTGGAGCCTGGCGGCCTCCTTGCATTGGAGATGGGGGAGACACAGGGTCCCGCGGTCCTGGAGCTCCTGCGCGCGGCCGGTTACGAAGACGCGCGCGTGGAGAAGGACCTGGAGCGGCGGGAGCGCATGGCATTTGGGACACAGCCCGCGGCCAGCGGGCCACAGGGCTGA
- the prfA gene encoding peptide chain release factor 1: MIDKLEDVERRFERLTADLSNPDVLADSARLQKVSKERAGIEKLVETFRTYRQVLADLKEVEAWLESGGPDEKSYAREALPGLKEQRDALEANLKVLLLPKDPNDDKNVILEIRAGAGGDEAALFAEEVMQMYLRYADTKGWKSDIIDMSPGNAGGVKDATVTLSGDAVFSNLKYESGVHRVQRVPATETQGRIHTSTITVAVMPEAEEVDVKINEADIDRQAMRSTGSGGQSVNTTDSAVRLTHRPTGIVVKCQQEKSQLKNYNMALRMLRAKIYEIEQERIRSERDSTRRSQVGTGDRSEKIRTYNFPQDRLTDHRIGLTVHNLPAVMTGDIEEIITACRTYYQAEALKAQTGGGPRSQPEA; encoded by the coding sequence ATGATTGACAAACTCGAAGACGTCGAGCGCCGGTTCGAGCGACTCACCGCGGACCTGTCGAACCCCGACGTGCTCGCCGACTCGGCGAGGCTCCAGAAGGTCTCCAAGGAACGCGCGGGCATCGAGAAGCTGGTGGAGACGTTCCGCACGTACCGCCAGGTGCTCGCCGACCTCAAGGAGGTCGAGGCGTGGCTGGAGAGCGGCGGCCCCGACGAGAAGAGCTACGCCCGCGAGGCCCTGCCCGGACTGAAGGAGCAGCGCGACGCGCTCGAGGCCAACCTCAAGGTCCTGCTGCTGCCCAAGGACCCCAATGACGACAAGAACGTCATCCTGGAGATTCGCGCGGGCGCCGGCGGCGACGAGGCCGCGCTGTTCGCCGAGGAGGTCATGCAGATGTACCTCCGGTACGCGGACACGAAGGGCTGGAAGTCGGACATCATCGACATGAGCCCGGGCAACGCGGGCGGGGTGAAGGACGCCACCGTCACGCTGTCGGGCGACGCCGTCTTCAGCAACCTCAAGTACGAGTCCGGCGTGCACCGCGTGCAGCGCGTGCCGGCCACGGAGACGCAGGGCCGCATCCACACCTCCACCATCACCGTGGCCGTCATGCCGGAGGCGGAAGAGGTGGACGTGAAGATCAACGAGGCGGACATCGACCGCCAGGCGATGCGCTCCACGGGCTCCGGCGGACAGAGCGTCAACACGACGGACTCCGCGGTGCGCCTGACGCACCGGCCCACGGGCATCGTCGTGAAGTGCCAGCAGGAGAAGAGCCAGCTGAAGAACTACAACATGGCGCTTCGAATGCTTCGCGCGAAGATCTACGAAATCGAGCAGGAGCGCATCCGCTCGGAGCGCGACTCCACGCGCCGCTCGCAGGTGGGCACCGGCGACCGCAGCGAGAAGATCCGCACCTACAACTTCCCGCAGGACCGGCTGACGGACCACCGCATCGGCCTGACGGTGCACAACCTGCCGGCCGTGATGACGGGTGACATCGAGGAGATCATCACCGCCTGCCGCACCTACTACCAGGCCGAAGCCCTCAAGGCCCAGACGGGCGGCGGCCCGAGGTCCCAGCCCGAAGCATGA